A single Cricetulus griseus strain 17A/GY unplaced genomic scaffold, alternate assembly CriGri-PICRH-1.0 unplaced_scaffold_275, whole genome shotgun sequence DNA region contains:
- the LOC118239808 gene encoding putative ankyrin repeat domain-containing protein 20A5 codes for MFSTLRKVFCFNKEPRTPLGFCDCPSGERRKFFWCGSTSSEDRSRQPYDPENTFHEAVCMGKLKEALHLLASKNFKINHKDTGKRTALHFACFYGHLHLVYFLLFPGSEINALDKKKCTPLMKAVQSREAQIVSVLLGHGADLNIKDCNGDSAIHQAVYSESLDILSNLHDFGGDIEEERK; via the exons ATGTTCTCCACCCTGAGGAAGGTCTTCTGCTTTAACAAGGAGCCAAGAACACCCTTGGGCTTCTGTGATTGCCCAAGTGGTGAAAGGCGGAAATTTTTCTGGTGTGGCAGTACAAGTAGTGAGGACAGATCCCGTCAGCCATATGACCCTGAAAATACTTTTCATGAGGCAGTGTGTATGGGGAAACTGAAAGAAGCCCTGCACCTGCTGGcaagcaaaaattttaaaataaatcataaggACACAGGGAAAAG AACTGCACTCCACTTTGCTTGCTTCTATGGGCATCTTCATCTGGTTTATTTCCTGTTATTTCCTGGCAGTGAAATAAATGCCCTTGATAAGAAGAAGTGCACACCATTAATGAAG GCTGTACAGAGCAGAGAGGCACAGATTGTCTCTGTCCTCCTTGGTCACGGAGCTGATCTGAATATTAAAGATTGCAATGGAGATTCAGCAATACACCAGGCAGTATATTCAGAGAGCCTAGATATATTGAGCAATCTTCATGATTTTGGGGGAGATattgaagaggaaagaaag